In the genome of Diaphorobacter sp. HDW4A, the window CTTTGCCGCATCGCGCTGGCACCGCGCGGGTGTGCACTACCACCCGCTGTTCCAACTGCAGCTCATGGGTCTGGCGGGTGCATTTCTCACGGCCGATCTGTTCAACCTGTTCGTGTTCTTCGAGATCATGCTGGCCGCCTCATATGGCCTGCTGCTGCATGGTTCAGGGCGTATGCGCGTGCAGGCCGGGCTGCATTACATCGCCATCAATCTGGCGGCGTCCTCGCTGTTCCTGATCGGCGCGTCCATGCTCTATGGCATCACGGGCACACTGAACATGGCCGACCTCGCACAGGCCATCCCGAAGGTCGCCGCCGCTGACCGCGGGCTGCTGCATGCGGCTGCCGCAATCCTCGCGACGGCCTTCCTCATCAAGGCCGCCGTCTGGCCGCTGAACTTCTGGCTGGTGCCCGCCTACAGCGCTGCCACTCCGCCTGTGGGCGCCTTGTTTGCGTTGATGACCAAGGTCGGCATCTACACCATCGTGCGTCTATGGACGCTGATGTTCAGCAGCGAGGCTGGTGCCTCGGCCCTCTTCGGCAGCATGTGGCTGATCGGCGGCGGCGTGCTGACCATGGCCTTCGGTGCCATTGGCATGCTGGGGTCTCAGCGCTTTGCGAACCTCGCGGGCTACGCTGCGATTCTCTCGTCGGGCACGCTACTGGCGGCGGTCGGCTTCGGGCAGAACGAGCTGACCGCCGGTCTGCTGTACTACCTGCCAAGCTCCACGCTCGCGGTCTGCACGCTGTTCCTGCTGTCTGATCTGGTCGAGCGCTGGCGCAACGATGGTTCCAGCTTCACGCCCTACGATTCCGACGAGGCTGCCCCCTTCCTCTCGCCCGAGCTCGTGCCGCAGGCCGGAACCAACTTCGACGAAGACGAGGAAATGCTGGTCGGCCGCGTGATTCCCGCAGCAGCAGCCTTCCTCGGCATCGCCTATGTGATGTGCACATTGGTCATTGCCGGGCTGCCGCCGCTGTCTGGCTTCATCGGCAAGTTCGCGATGCTGACAGCATTGATGAATCCGCTGGGCATGGGCTCGTCGGCAGGCATACAGCTCGGTGCACCGGGCTGGACGCTGGTCACGCTGATGATCGTCACCGGCCTGATCGCGCTGATCGCGCTCACCCGCTCGGGCATCCGCGTGTTCTGGGCCAGCCATGCGCGCACGGCGCCCAATCTGCGGCTGGTAGAGGCACTACCGATTGCCATGCTGCTGTGCGCGAGCATCGTCTTCACCGTGCGTGCAGACGACGTGATGCGCTACACGCAGGCGACCGCCAACATGCTGCACTCACCCGGCACCTACATCGGCGCCGTGATGTCCGCGCGCCCCAAGCCCAGTCCGGTCACTCATGAGCCGGCCGCCGAGCCCACAGCGCCGTCCACGCCCTCCACACAAGGAGGCCCGCAATGATGAAAAAGATCTTCCCCGCG includes:
- a CDS encoding monovalent cation/H+ antiporter subunit D, whose translation is MSVSAITDALMPHLILAPIMLPMFTAAIMLLLGEKNQRAKLVINLFSTFIGLIIAVQLLRWSKMTGSTASMGVYLPGNWPAPFGIVLVLDRLSAMMLVLTSFVALCSIIFAASRWHRAGVHYHPLFQLQLMGLAGAFLTADLFNLFVFFEIMLAASYGLLLHGSGRMRVQAGLHYIAINLAASSLFLIGASMLYGITGTLNMADLAQAIPKVAAADRGLLHAAAAILATAFLIKAAVWPLNFWLVPAYSAATPPVGALFALMTKVGIYTIVRLWTLMFSSEAGASALFGSMWLIGGGVLTMAFGAIGMLGSQRFANLAGYAAILSSGTLLAAVGFGQNELTAGLLYYLPSSTLAVCTLFLLSDLVERWRNDGSSFTPYDSDEAAPFLSPELVPQAGTNFDEDEEMLVGRVIPAAAAFLGIAYVMCTLVIAGLPPLSGFIGKFAMLTALMNPLGMGSSAGIQLGAPGWTLVTLMIVTGLIALIALTRSGIRVFWASHARTAPNLRLVEALPIAMLLCASIVFTVRADDVMRYTQATANMLHSPGTYIGAVMSARPKPSPVTHEPAAEPTAPSTPSTQGGPQ